The Mesorhizobium sp. M3A.F.Ca.ET.080.04.2.1 genome contains the following window.
CGGCAGCATTGCCGACACGGAAGATGTCCGCTTCATAGCCGGCGCGGATACCCGGCCGGATCGGACCAGCGGCAAGCCACGGGCCGTCGAGGGAGGCTCCTTCCAGAGCGTCGCGGGCGCCCCGGCATGTCGCCCTGAGATGATGCTCGAGCGTTTCAGCCGCCGAGACATGGCCGCCGCGTTGGCGGGCAAGGCTGCCGCGCAGGCGGGCGAGCATGTCGCGCCTGATGCAGCAGGAGATCGACATGCGGCCATGGTCGGCCAGCACCATGCCGCCATAACCGCCAGGAAAGGTCAGCAGCGGCATCAGGTCGGGCGCAAGCGACGATCCGGTGAAATGCGCCTTGAAACCGAGGAGATCGCCGGGGCGGCTGGACTTGTCGAGCTGGCTCGGCAGCGGTCCCGGCTCCCACGAGCCGTGCGCGGCGGCGATCACCGGCGCCCGCAGGATCGTCGCCTCGTCGCGGGCGTCCATCGCCTCGATGCGTACCGCCTGGCTGTTGCCGTCGCGTTCGATGGCGACGGCGCGGCAGGGTTGGAACACGTCTGCGCCGGCCGAGCGGGCCGCGTCGAGCAGCAGCGTGTCCAATATGTCGCGGCCGAGCGCGCGGCCGAAGCCGTCTCCCGCCGCCGGGCCGGACCTCGCGCCCGGCATCGGCGCCTCGATGCTGGTCTCGGCGGAAAACAGCCCGACGCGGCGGATCTCGGGGCCGGCCTCGGCGCGCCAGGCATCGCCGATCCCGAGTTGGTCCAAAAGCGCGAGGTTGCTCGCCGAGATGTATTCGCCACATACCTTGCGGCGCGGAAACACGCTCTTTTCCACGACCGCCACGGCCCATCCACGGCGTGCGAGCGCCAGCGCCAGCGAGGAGCCCGCCGGGCCGGCGCCGATGACGATCGCGTCGTGGGTGGAGGCACGCCTCATCGGGCATCCCCGGGCGGCATCTGACCGGTGCCGACGAAGACGTGGGAGAAAAGGCCGGCGCGCCGCTCCTCCAGCGGCCGGCCGCCGGCAGCACTCCAGAGATCGGAAAGTTCCGTCCCGCGGAAGCCGGCGCGCACGCTCTGGGCGGCGTCATGCCTGGTCACGTCATTGGCGCCGATCGCCGGCAGAAGACGGGTCGCGGCCAGCGCGAAGCTGGCACGCAGCGGTTCCGTCGCCAGGATCAGCGGCGCCTTGCGCCGCAGGAGCGAGAACAGGCGCAACAGCCCATCGTCGTCGAAATGATGCAGGAACAGGTTGACCGTGATCGCGTCGAAGGTCCTGCCCTCGGTCCTCTCCGCCCAGTCGAAGACGTCGGCGGTGATGGTTTCGAGCTTCCATCCCAGGCCGGCGAAATCCGCGGCGAGGTCCGGCGAGACGAGGCCGACGCGGTCGAGCATCGTCAGTTCCACCGCGCGCCACTCTCTTGCCATGCGCCGGGCCACCTTGAGCATAAAGGTGCCATCGCCGGCACCGATCTCGAGAATGCGGCCGGGCGGCGTGACGATGAATTTCCGCAAGAGCGAGACCATGATCGGTGCCTGGAGCATCAGCGCGTTGATGCGGGCGAGATCGCGGCGCGAGCGCAGCGCGCGGGGATCCTCGGCCAAAAGGCCGTCAAGGATTTCCGGCACGAGGCTGCGTTGAGCGAGCGCGGTCACGAGACGGTCCTGAACAGCATGGTCTCGGCCGTCAGCCCGGGTCCGAACGACATGCCGCAGCCAAGGCGTCCGCCCGGCGCCTGCAGCATCTTCTCCATCACGAACATGACGGTGGGCGACGACATGTTGCCGTATTGGCGCAGCACCTCGCGCGACGGTTCGAGCGCGCTGGGCTCCAGGTCCAGCGCCCTTTCGACGGCATCGAGAATGGTGCGCCCGCCGGGATGCACGGCCCAAAGGTCGATCGCCTCCGGCGGCCGGCCGCCGAGTATGGCGTCCCTGTTGCTGCGCAACGCCTGCTGGACCGCCGCCGGCACCTGGCCGGACAGCACCATGTCGAAGCCGTGGTCGCGAATATCCCAGGTCATCAACGCCCGTTGCTCGCACGCGACGGTGCAGCGGAAGGAGTCGAGTTCGATGCCCGGCGGCTCGGCGGTGACCAGCGTCGCCGCGCAGCCATCGCCCCAAAGGCAGAAGGAGAGCAGCTTTTCCAGCTTGGTGGTTTCCCTCAGATGCAGCGTGCAGACCTCGATGTTGACCATGAGGACCCTGGCTCGGGGGTCCGAGCGCACGATGTGGCGGGCAAGCTTGAGGCCGTTGATTGCCGCGTAGCAGCCCATGAAACCGATCATCGTGCGCTCGATGCCGTCCGGCAGGCCGCAACGCGCAGCAAGGTCGAGGTCGATGCCCGGCGCGGAGAAGCCGGTGCAGGTGGTGATGATGAGATGAGTTATACGCGATGCCTCGTCGCCAAGGTGGAGTCCGTTGACGGCCTTTTGCGCAAGAACGGGTGCCGCCTGGCTGAACATCGCCATTCTGGCGGCCGTTCCGGGAAAGGCGCCGCGCCTGAAGGTTCCTGCAAGGTCGGCCGACGACCCTTCGGGATCGAGCGCGGGCGCAAAGCAGGAAAAGCGATGCTCGATGCCGGCGAGACCCGCCATGCGCTGGAATATCTTCCGGCGATCGGCGGGCAGCATGGAGGCCGCGTAGCGCAGGTAGAACTCATGGACTTCGTGCTCCGGAACCGCTGTCGCGATCCGGTTGATGTAGGCGCTGACGGGCATGTTCCTTCTCCTGGGCGTCGGGCGCGGTGCCACCGTTGCCCTGCTGCCGGAGGATCCTCGCTCAGTGCGGTGCCGCGCGCTGCTTCGTGCGCGCGGCTGATGCTGCAATACTCGACCTGGCACATGGCCTTCTCGATCGGCCATGCGGCGGTTCCGAGAACCGGGTCATGCGGTGGCGCCACGCACCAGTCGCGAACGCCGCGCCTCGAGCATTGTCTTGTCAGACAACGCTTTTGATGGCCATTTTCGTCCCACGAAATGGTTCGCAGCGATGATCGCCGCGGCGCTCACGGGCTGGCACGGCGGCCTTCAGCGCGATCCGCCCGGATCGTCGGCGACACCGACATGATGGCGGTAGACCATGCCCCAGCCCTTCCATCCGGTGAACAGGAGGATAAGGACGACGATCAGGGACAGCGTGAGGCCAACCGGAACCACGGCCGCCTCGCCGGTGGAGTATCGCGAATACCAATTGTAGAGTTCAATGAGCACGACAAGCACATTGCCGCCGGCGTGAAGCCATGCATCCCGCAGGTTGCGGACCTGGTCGTCGCCCAGCACATCGGTCAGCCCGGCAAGAGCGGCCAGGGCCGCCATGATCAGGCCCGCCCCGAGAAGCCAGAGCGTGGCGACGATCCAGCCAGGGTTGCCCGTCCGCCAGAAAATCAGGTCGCAAACGAAAGTCGCCACAAAAAAGGCGATCGGAAAAGGGATCAGCATCGGATGGATCGGGTGGCCGCCGATGCTGGCCGTGCTATGCGGATAGTGGGTCATCGCGACGTCTCCACGTTACTGGTGCGCCGACCCTGACCAGCGGACCTGGCCAGCCCGGCGACAGAGAGCCGAACCGCATATCAAACTCCGGTTGTAGAGGAATGTTCCAGCCTCCCGCGCACCGATCGGCGCAATTGCGCGGTCGGAATTGTCAGAAAATTAATCAGCGATTTCTAATATTATGGGTTAAGCGGCAACAAGTTGCGGCAACAGCCCATGACCAAGAACCTCGGCAACGCCAAGCCACATGAGCCAGGCACAGGCATAAAACCGTCGCTGCTCGGCAAAGTCGCACCCGCGCTGTTCCCGCTGGCGGTCGGGGCGCTGTGCTATCTCGTCGGCAGGCAGTTCTTCGGTTTTTAAGTTAAGCAATCCGCTGCCCGTCCAACGGAGGCCGGAAGTTCCGGTCCTCGTCTGCTGACGTCGATGAGCACCATCAGCCCGCCGCCGCCCTTCTCTTCGACATGGTTGTTCGTGGTGTGGTGCGCGATGTGGCAGTGGACCAGCCACTTGCCGGGACCCGCTGCTTCAAGGCGGCGGCCGGGGATCAACGCGCACCGAGGCGACACGTTCACGGGGCCGCGCAGGGTCAACCGAGGGATGCGCGAGTTCCAGGGTGCCAGAAGGCGCTCGGCAACTGGCCGGGCTCGGCCATTTGCGCCCCGCCTGCTGCTTTGGTCCTAGGGCCTAGGTCGTTCTTGCCCTCACATGAGCGCAAGCGCATGTTCGCATGAGCCGGCAGGCTCGCAAACTCCGGTCAGGCCCGGCTGCCAACCCAATACCCC
Protein-coding sequences here:
- a CDS encoding type III polyketide synthase; its protein translation is MPVSAYINRIATAVPEHEVHEFYLRYAASMLPADRRKIFQRMAGLAGIEHRFSCFAPALDPEGSSADLAGTFRRGAFPGTAARMAMFSQAAPVLAQKAVNGLHLGDEASRITHLIITTCTGFSAPGIDLDLAARCGLPDGIERTMIGFMGCYAAINGLKLARHIVRSDPRARVLMVNIEVCTLHLRETTKLEKLLSFCLWGDGCAATLVTAEPPGIELDSFRCTVACEQRALMTWDIRDHGFDMVLSGQVPAAVQQALRSNRDAILGGRPPEAIDLWAVHPGGRTILDAVERALDLEPSALEPSREVLRQYGNMSSPTVMFVMEKMLQAPGGRLGCGMSFGPGLTAETMLFRTVS
- a CDS encoding multicopper oxidase domain-containing protein; this translates as MTLRGPVNVSPRCALIPGRRLEAAGPGKWLVHCHIAHHTTNNHVEEKGGGGLMVLIDVSRRGPELPASVGRAADCLT
- a CDS encoding NAD(P)/FAD-dependent oxidoreductase, which codes for MRRASTHDAIVIGAGPAGSSLALALARRGWAVAVVEKSVFPRRKVCGEYISASNLALLDQLGIGDAWRAEAGPEIRRVGLFSAETSIEAPMPGARSGPAAGDGFGRALGRDILDTLLLDAARSAGADVFQPCRAVAIERDGNSQAVRIEAMDARDEATILRAPVIAAAHGSWEPGPLPSQLDKSSRPGDLLGFKAHFTGSSLAPDLMPLLTFPGGYGGMVLADHGRMSISCCIRRDMLARLRGSLARQRGGHVSAAETLEHHLRATCRGARDALEGASLDGPWLAAGPIRPGIRAGYEADIFRVGNAAGESHPIIAEGISMALQSGWLLARELGEAASARAQREAAGRRYEAAWRRLFSTRVRAAEAIARLALGPGGVVLMQAVVRHFPRALTLGARLSGKTSPVPGLTDRRLAQS
- a CDS encoding methyltransferase domain-containing protein; this translates as MTALAQRSLVPEILDGLLAEDPRALRSRRDLARINALMLQAPIMVSLLRKFIVTPPGRILEIGAGDGTFMLKVARRMAREWRAVELTMLDRVGLVSPDLAADFAGLGWKLETITADVFDWAERTEGRTFDAITVNLFLHHFDDDGLLRLFSLLRRKAPLILATEPLRASFALAATRLLPAIGANDVTRHDAAQSVRAGFRGTELSDLWSAAGGRPLEERRAGLFSHVFVGTGQMPPGDAR
- a CDS encoding DUF2231 domain-containing protein; the encoded protein is MTHYPHSTASIGGHPIHPMLIPFPIAFFVATFVCDLIFWRTGNPGWIVATLWLLGAGLIMAALAALAGLTDVLGDDQVRNLRDAWLHAGGNVLVVLIELYNWYSRYSTGEAAVVPVGLTLSLIVVLILLFTGWKGWGMVYRHHVGVADDPGGSR